The Oncorhynchus clarkii lewisi isolate Uvic-CL-2024 chromosome 12, UVic_Ocla_1.0, whole genome shotgun sequence genome segment TAACAAACAAGGACATGATGTCACATGGAAAACATATAGGAGGTGAGAACCTGATATGCCCTCCCAAACCCCCATTGCACGTCACCACAGCATCATTTCCTCCTCAACTCTCATTTAAAGTGGCTAGAAGCTGCAGCTCAGAGGTTTGAGTGCTCCTTGAGATAATTACCTTCCTGACAACAGCAGTGagaccctactctcctctcctcttcccttttcAAGCAAACTAGTGAGACTAGGAAGACAAGAGCTTTAGGTGGATCCCCAAAAAAATCACGTGATTAAAAAACACAATCTGTGCATACGCTTTAGGCCTAATATCCAGTGAGCCCAACAAGTGGGGATTTTCTCATTGTGATTGTCTTGGAAAAACGCAGCTGTTGACTGGAAATAGAGATTTCACCATCCGTTTCTAAAGTTATCCTACCGACAATGCTTTTTGGTAGAATAGTGGTCTACAGAGCCGAGTTACTCCACATTCAGTGGTGTTAAAGCTATTATGGCTTTGCTAAGCCTGTGTGGATAAGACTATGGGGGGTATCTCAAAAGTCATGTTGACGTGGGCAAAGTTGTCTTAGTTGTCTACAATATCATCTTAATGTAAACAGTATGACAAGTAATGAAAGGCTATACTAATAACTGATAAGGAATGGACGGCATTACATTATTTAGCTCTCTCATCATAATCTTATTAGCTTTCTGTAAACTACTCAAGGAAGATTGTTTTGGGGATTCATGTCAATTTCAGTCACTATGTGAAGAAATGCTGCCATCTAACAATTTATCTGGCAATCTCAATATTTAGAAACTAACAGATAAAGTAGCACCTTACCGATGGCCCTGGTAGAAATATAAAAAGAAAATATAATATTCTACATGTGGATTAGCTGCATACAGCACAAAATAAAAATCACATCAATTATCACCATAAATAACTATCACAGTGCTACATAAATGATCACCATAAATAACTAGCACAGTGCTACATAAATGATCACCATAAATAACTATCACAGTGCTACATAAATGATCACCATAAATAACTAGCACAGTGCTACATAAATGATCACCATAAATAACTATCACAGTGCTACATAAATGATCACCATAAATAACTAGCACAGTGCTACATAAATGATCACCATAAATAACTAGCACAGTGCTACATAAATGATCACCATAAATAACTAGCACAGTGCTACATAAATGATCACCATAAATAACTAGCACAGTGCTACATAATTGATCACCATAAATAACTAGCACAGTGCTACATAAATGATCACCATAAATAACTATCACAGTGCTACATAAATGATCACCATAAATAACTAGCACAGTGCTACATAAATGATCACCATAAATAACTAGCACAGTGCTACATAAATGATCACCATAAATAACTAGCACAGTGCTACATAAATGATCACCATAAATAactagcatagcgctacataaaTGATCACCATAAATAACTAGCATAATGCTACATAAATGATCACCATAAATAACTAGCACAGTGCTATATAAATGATCACCATAAATAACTAGCACAGTGCTATATAAATGATCACCATAAATAACTAGCACAGTGCTATATAAATGATCACCATAAATAACTAGCACAGTGCTACATAAATGATCACCATAAATAACTAGCACAGTGCTACATAAATGATCACCATAAATAactagcatagcgctacataaaTGATCACCATAAATAACTAGCATAGTGCTACATAAATGACATCATCATATATGATCATACTACTTTATTTGACTACAGATCTGTTCATCTGTCTGGTGACATCAAGAGTAGTCGTTCTGTAACCTACTCATCCTACCCGGTTCCTCCAGGCCCAGTAGATATAAACAGGTTTACTCTCCTCCAGGCAGCCCAGCAAACAGGCTGCTTTCATTCTCATTAATTAGCAGCTGAGCTAAACCTCTAAGCCATGAAATCAGCCTTACAGCAATCCACccaaatctccctctctctttctctctgggtttGTTACAGTGAAAGCCCACATGTCCTTGGAACTGCACACACATGCCTATCATGCCAGTAAGCCAGAAGCCACGCTACATCTCTTTCCATGGGGCCCTTGGGGGTGTCTCCAAAACACACCCCCAAGGGCCCCACGTGTCAACGCAATGTGAGCTACAGTATATCGGCTACGTTTGCTACATGCACATACCCTGGACCAGATCCACGACATACAAACGTGGGAATATTGTAGCACGAGGCCGGCACATGAGAGCCGCCCAGAAAGGACGAAGTGGGCGCTGACGTTAGCGTGCCAAAATGACATCATCGatgtgagagaaaaaaacattgGTGATCTTGTTCACACTTTGAGCTTTAACTTCTAAAGCTTAATGGAGGCTTCAAAACTCTTTAAGCCTACACAGACGTTTCACTAATCATGTTTTACTATATCATATAATGGTGATATAAGTAGCCCTTACATACAGTATGGTGCATTGAAGTGTGAACTTGGTGGATTTCTTTATGGATTGATTTAATAACAGTACAGTGAAAGGGAGAATAGATTAAAAACTGGCCTTCAATTGCGTTTTGAGAAAACCCTGAACAAAATGAAGACTGAGGAGAATGAATGAATCAATCCCTAACATAATGTATATCACAGAGTTCAATGGTTTCCTTTAACCCAGACACTGCGCTGCATAAACATGCGTGTCACCAGATTTGGTGAATTTTCCACCTCACGTGCCCAGACAGTGATCCCCTCTTTGGAATGACCACTTTGACAGATCAGGGGATGGGCCAATAAGAGAGAGAGTGCGTGAAAGAGGGGgataatgaaagagagagatagcaagagaAGGAGATCAGGGAGCTTGCAGTGTAGGTGTTGAGGCAAAAGGACAGGTACTATTCTACTGGTGAGGAGAAAGACTAGTcagttgacagagagagactggcagaTAGAAAGCACAGAGCAAGATAACCTCAGATGTGTATTTAGTGTTGCATTCAAAGACTATTATCATCATCAAACCACTCTGGAACAAAAAAACGGTCAAGAGGAAACCAACATCTAACCAAGAAAATATCTACAGTAGTCTCTACAACAGAAGACTGGAAAGAGAGCTGCTATACTTGTAAAGACAGTACAGAGACTGTTTCCTCGTTATTATTCACCAGCCCAGTAACTGACCATCATGACACATCAAGTCAGCCGCTCCCCGTTCCTCAAGCCCTTCTACACCAGGACCCCGGTTGGTGGGGTCATTCCGCGAACCCAGAGACGCCACACACTCCCCGCCAGCGAGTTCAGGAACCTGACCCCACAGGACGCCATCAGCGTGTTCGAGATCGAGAGAGAAGGTAAGAGTGTCTCCAGATTCTACTGGTTACTCAGAAAATGTTGATTGTATAGGATTTGTTGGATTAGAGATACTTTGGGGTTTTATGTTCAACAAAATGCACATTTATCTTATAATCTCTAACACATAATGACAATAGCTGTCAGTCTCCACAATATAAATAGCTCAGGAAAGTAAACAATGCCATAACCACCAAATGTGTGTTTATCACAGATTTTTGTCCCAAAAAATGGATTGTGAATAACATCAATAAACTGTGATAAGAGAACAAGCAGCCTGTAATCCCTGGTTTGTTTGCTAATCTTCCAAGAAGCTTCATCTGCTCACTGACTGACCGTGTGTCTCGTCTTTCCTCCCACCAGCATTCGTCTCTGTGTCTGGTGAGTGTCCACTCACTCTTGACGAGGTGCTGAACTTCCTAAGTCAGTGTCCAGAGCTCTCCCTGGGCTGGTTTGAAGAGGGCCAGCTGGTGGCGTTCATCATCGGCTCAGGCTGGGGCAAAGAGAGACTGGAGCAGGTGAGACAGACAccacaatttacagtagctacatCCATTGCATATTTGGAATTGTTTTGCACCCaaaaaacatatatttgtttTTCATAATCTAAAAGGTAACCATcaataaaatacatgttttttactCTGATCATACCTGGTTATTAACCCTAACTTTGCCTTTCCCTACCCCAGGAGGCCATGACCCAGCATATCCCAGAAACCTCGGCAGTGCACATCCATGTGCTGTCTGTGCACCGCCACGCTCGCCAGCAGGGTAAAGGTTCCATCCTGCTGTGGCGCTACCTGCAGTACCTGCGATGTGTGCCAGGCCTCCGGAGGGCCCTGCTGGCCTGTGAGGAGTTCCTGGTTCCCTTCTACCAGAAGGCAGGCTTCAAGGAGAAGGGGCCTTCTGCCATCACCGTGCCCAACCTCACCTTCCAGGAGATGGAGTACCATATCGGCGGAGCGGCCTACGCACGGCGGAACAGCGGCTGCTAGTCACTGCCGGCCGTCACCACCCCACTCATAATCACATCAACCCTAGCACTGGAACTCATCCACCATGTAAACATAGACTCTGGTCATCACAGTTGACCGTCCAGACCACActatagcagacagacagatccaagcaccaacctggtctcagaacatTTCATAATATTCTGTAAGTAAAatcgagacactccatttagtatgataggttacatttggtatggttacataagacagatggttacttaaggagggtggttggtcgggaTGAGTTGGCGTATAACACGAACATCTagcaaaggttgcgagttcaaatctcatcacggacaactttacaACTTTtcactacttactactttttagctacgttgcaactacttagcatgttatcCAAAACTTCccctaagcctaaccttaacccttttagctgaCCTTTCATGGTTAGCTAACCTTTCACGTAACTTCAACCTTTACCCTTTTAGCTAATcttcccctaaacctaaccctaaccttaaccctttaacctaactcataaacttaaccctaacccttagcctagctaatgttagcgagcttgctaacgttaggcacctagctagaattttcaacatatcatacgttttgtaAAATCCCAATATATTGTATGCTTTGCAAATTCTGAACAtttaatacgaattgtaattcgtaacatatcatatatgAAATGGGTGACGGACGTCTACCAATCAACacataccataccaaacataacatatcatactaaatggattgTCCCAGacttacatacagaataatatgaaatgctctgagatcaGGTTGCAACCACAGGTGCTCCATGAGAGAAGGCACTGCCCCATCAATCTCAGCTGCAGCACCAGCAGGCTCCGAGACACCATCTTTCAGTGCCTCACAGAAAGCATCCCGATCCCCTGCAACATAGAGAGGGGACATGCACCATCGCATGAAGGGGACAAGGATGGGTTTTCTTAGAAAACAGCAACAGAAAGCAAAAAAAATTCTGTTAGCGATAGAAGACAGAATCAGAATATGCTTGAGATGCAATGT includes the following:
- the LOC139421242 gene encoding serotonin N-acetyltransferase-like → MTHQVSRSPFLKPFYTRTPVGGVIPRTQRRHTLPASEFRNLTPQDAISVFEIEREAFVSVSGECPLTLDEVLNFLSQCPELSLGWFEEGQLVAFIIGSGWGKERLEQEAMTQHIPETSAVHIHVLSVHRHARQQGKGSILLWRYLQYLRCVPGLRRALLACEEFLVPFYQKAGFKEKGPSAITVPNLTFQEMEYHIGGAAYARRNSGC